A stretch of [Clostridium] scindens DNA encodes these proteins:
- a CDS encoding glycerate kinase, giving the protein MKVVVAIDSLKGSLTSMEAGIAVKEGILAARPDAEVIVKPLADGGEGTTDALIEGMKGERVDLTVTGPMGTKVQAYYGYLEETKTAIIEMASAAGITLVPTDRQDPLAATTYGVGEMINDAIKKGCRNFIIGIGGSVTNDGGIGMLKALGFVFLDSQGNDVGEGAQALSKVAAISSTRTNPRLAECNFQVACDVTNPLCGKNGATYIYGPQKGVTDAQKEPLDQAMAHYAQITADTFGCSYAETEGAGAAGGLGFAFLSFLNARLTPGIDLILDAVGLEEELKDADVAVTGEGRLDHQTAMGKAPVGVARLAKKYNAKVLAFAGSVTKDAAACNQAGIDAFFPIIRGVTTLEEAMKPENARENMRASVEQVFRLL; this is encoded by the coding sequence ATGAAAGTTGTTGTAGCAATCGATTCCTTAAAAGGAAGCCTGACTTCCATGGAAGCCGGTATTGCAGTCAAGGAGGGAATCCTTGCCGCCAGGCCGGATGCAGAAGTCATTGTAAAGCCCCTGGCTGACGGCGGAGAGGGCACCACGGATGCCTTGATCGAAGGAATGAAAGGCGAGCGCGTCGATCTTACGGTCACCGGGCCTATGGGAACAAAGGTCCAAGCATATTACGGATACTTGGAAGAAACGAAGACCGCCATCATCGAGATGGCTTCTGCCGCCGGAATCACGCTTGTTCCCACGGACAGGCAGGATCCCCTGGCTGCCACCACCTACGGCGTAGGCGAGATGATCAACGATGCCATCAAAAAAGGCTGCCGGAACTTTATAATCGGAATCGGCGGAAGCGTCACCAATGACGGCGGCATCGGCATGCTAAAGGCGCTTGGATTCGTATTTCTCGACAGTCAGGGAAATGATGTGGGAGAAGGCGCGCAGGCGCTCTCCAAAGTTGCCGCCATCAGCAGTACCAGAACAAATCCAAGACTTGCCGAATGCAATTTCCAAGTGGCCTGCGATGTAACAAACCCGCTCTGCGGCAAAAACGGCGCTACCTACATCTATGGGCCGCAAAAGGGCGTGACCGATGCGCAGAAAGAACCACTGGACCAGGCAATGGCGCACTATGCGCAGATAACCGCCGATACCTTCGGCTGCAGTTACGCAGAAACAGAAGGCGCGGGAGCAGCCGGCGGCCTTGGCTTTGCCTTCCTAAGTTTCCTGAATGCAAGACTTACCCCGGGAATCGACCTGATTCTGGACGCCGTGGGGCTGGAAGAAGAGTTAAAAGACGCGGATGTGGCCGTCACCGGAGAGGGCCGTCTGGATCATCAGACCGCCATGGGAAAGGCTCCTGTCGGAGTTGCCCGGCTGGCCAAAAAGTATAACGCGAAAGTCCTTGCCTTTGCCGGAAGCGTAACCAAGGACGCTGCCGCCTGCAACCAGGCCGGTATTGACGCGTTCTTCCCCATCATCCGGGGCGTTACCACGCTTGAGGAAGCCATGAAGCCGGAGAATGCCCGGGAGAATATGCGCGCTTCCGTAGAACAGGTCTTTCGGCTTCTGTAG
- a CDS encoding CdaR family transcriptional regulator produces the protein MITTVSRTLAQQIVNTVQDICGHDINFINRKGIIFASTNEERIGTFHEIGKKAADTMTAIEVAEEDNYEGTSKGVNIPISHDGAFIAVIGISGEPESVRKYAYLAERITRLLIREQEVNAAARTLTEKKSYLIQMLLSENPAELGTEELSRIEELLAELRIDRTVKKRVLLYRLHPAANATVPSSAEMKLCQMFDRLKISLYCFQYPNEYVGILDEPVFEQNQAQLKGFADSNTDILSAGVGCADHLLHLAHSYSTAQIALKSASSDKPFVLFDDMDLEILLASLSTRSKEAFLAKTLSLLSEEEKELLRVYFEEGRSLLRTSEKLFLHKNTLQYKLDRIHRISGLNPRDFKDSVLLYLAVLLKYTIPE, from the coding sequence ATGATCACTACCGTCAGCCGCACTCTCGCCCAGCAGATCGTGAATACCGTGCAGGATATCTGCGGGCATGACATTAATTTCATCAACCGGAAGGGAATAATATTTGCCAGCACGAACGAGGAACGAATCGGCACATTCCATGAGATCGGAAAAAAGGCCGCAGATACCATGACAGCCATCGAAGTGGCTGAGGAAGACAATTATGAAGGCACCAGCAAAGGCGTGAATATCCCCATCTCCCATGACGGCGCCTTCATTGCCGTCATCGGAATCAGCGGAGAGCCCGAGTCCGTACGCAAATACGCTTATCTGGCGGAGCGGATCACCCGCCTGCTGATACGGGAACAGGAAGTCAATGCTGCTGCACGCACGCTGACGGAAAAGAAATCTTATCTGATCCAGATGCTTCTATCTGAAAATCCGGCGGAACTTGGGACCGAAGAACTGTCCCGCATAGAAGAACTGCTCGCAGAACTTCGCATAGACAGGACCGTTAAGAAACGGGTTCTGCTCTACCGCCTCCATCCCGCTGCCAATGCTACCGTGCCATCCTCTGCCGAGATGAAGCTTTGCCAGATGTTCGACCGGCTTAAAATATCCCTTTATTGCTTCCAATATCCCAATGAATACGTCGGCATCCTGGACGAGCCGGTCTTCGAACAGAATCAGGCGCAGCTTAAGGGCTTCGCAGATTCCAACACAGATATATTATCTGCCGGCGTCGGCTGCGCGGACCATCTGCTTCATCTGGCACATTCCTACTCCACAGCACAGATCGCCCTAAAAAGCGCATCATCAGATAAGCCTTTCGTCCTGTTTGATGACATGGATCTGGAGATTCTGCTTGCCTCCTTAAGTACCAGGAGCAAGGAAGCATTTCTGGCTAAAACGCTGTCCCTTCTCTCGGAAGAGGAGAAGGAACTGCTTCGTGTCTATTTTGAGGAAGGGCGGTCCCTGTTACGGACAAGCGAGAAGTTATTTCTCCACAAAAATACGCTGCAGTATAAACTTGACCGCATCCACCGGATCAGCGGATTGAATCCCCGGGACTTTAAGGATTCTGTTCTTTTGTATCTGGCCGTATTGCTAAAGTATACGATACCTGAGTAA
- a CDS encoding flavodoxin family protein: protein MTFYAINGSPRKRGNTAVLLDKALQGVKDVIPDADTKIIHVYDYSYTGCVSCYACKRKGGKYYGRCAKKDAISSLLPELSQADGLIIGSPVYFHSLTGQLQAFLERLLYPYLAYGKEYYSIAPKQMPVAFVYTMNATEEKAQQMNYQIKLSPMEEYAGVVFSPPAVLYCYDTCQFDDYKRYMAQRFSEEKKLQRRQEHFPIDCENARGMGRAMAQKITGQNPTAEGSPGRI from the coding sequence ATGACATTTTATGCGATCAATGGAAGCCCGAGAAAAAGAGGAAATACGGCAGTTTTGCTGGATAAGGCTTTACAAGGAGTTAAAGATGTAATCCCGGATGCGGATACGAAGATAATTCATGTATATGATTATTCCTACACAGGCTGTGTCAGCTGCTATGCCTGCAAGCGAAAGGGAGGCAAGTATTATGGGCGGTGCGCCAAAAAGGATGCGATCTCTTCGCTTCTGCCGGAACTCTCGCAGGCAGATGGGCTTATCATAGGGTCTCCGGTATATTTTCATAGTCTGACAGGCCAGCTGCAGGCTTTTCTGGAAAGGCTGCTCTATCCATACCTGGCGTATGGAAAGGAATATTATTCGATTGCTCCTAAGCAGATGCCGGTCGCATTTGTATATACGATGAATGCCACAGAAGAGAAAGCACAACAAATGAATTATCAAATAAAACTGTCGCCGATGGAAGAATACGCCGGAGTCGTTTTTTCACCTCCGGCGGTTCTGTACTGCTATGATACTTGCCAGTTTGATGACTACAAGCGATATATGGCACAACGGTTTTCCGAAGAAAAGAAACTACAGCGCAGGCAAGAGCATTTTCCAATAGACTGTGAAAATGCCCGTGGAATGGGGCGGGCAATGGCACAAAAGATTACAGGTCAGAATCCCACTGCCGAAGGAAGTCCTGGCAGAATTTGA
- a CDS encoding LysR family transcriptional regulator produces MLDTRFFTFLVLCQTKSFTKTAEELHITQPAVSHHIKYLEEYYNVKLYTYVGKKFHLTTSGEVLYQFVSSFYTDSERIKEQLRQSNSASAMLRLGAEQSAGESFLPYLIISYLEKNPDCRMRIVTDNYNTLSQMLNDGELDFFLMDGIVSKTEHDYYELYHSSVVCVCSSMHPLAGKTVPIEEVYNNTLILGADKTPSRKRLESIFRDNHISTIHFHNHIEINNSLPLVKQLLLHNIGISFLYKSAVASELREGILQQIFIENYYEFHAYNLVSLHNSYFHANQIEFIKFCQDFLRQWDSDL; encoded by the coding sequence ATGCTTGACACACGATTTTTTACATTTCTTGTCCTATGCCAGACAAAGAGTTTTACAAAGACCGCCGAAGAACTGCACATTACACAGCCCGCGGTATCCCACCATATCAAGTACTTGGAAGAATACTACAATGTAAAACTCTATACTTATGTGGGCAAAAAGTTCCATCTGACCACCTCCGGCGAGGTATTGTATCAGTTCGTCAGTTCTTTCTATACCGATTCGGAACGGATCAAAGAACAGCTGCGGCAATCCAATTCCGCTTCCGCCATGCTGCGCCTGGGGGCAGAGCAGTCTGCCGGAGAATCTTTTCTGCCTTATTTGATTATTTCATATTTGGAAAAAAATCCTGATTGCAGGATGAGAATTGTAACAGATAACTATAATACGCTTTCGCAGATGCTCAACGATGGAGAATTGGACTTCTTTCTTATGGATGGCATCGTATCAAAAACGGAACATGATTATTACGAATTATACCATTCCAGCGTGGTCTGCGTATGCTCGTCCATGCATCCGCTGGCAGGAAAAACCGTCCCCATAGAGGAAGTCTATAATAACACCCTGATCCTGGGCGCAGATAAGACTCCCTCCAGGAAACGGCTGGAATCCATCTTCCGGGATAATCATATATCCACCATCCATTTTCATAACCATATCGAGATCAACAACAGCCTTCCGCTGGTCAAGCAATTGCTGCTGCACAATATCGGCATCTCTTTTTTATACAAGAGCGCTGTCGCCTCCGAACTGCGGGAGGGCATCCTGCAGCAGATCTTTATTGAGAATTATTATGAATTTCATGCCTATAATCTGGTATCGCTGCACAACAGTTATTTTCACGCCAACCAGATTGAGTTCATCAAATTCTGCCAGGACTTCCTTCGGCAGTGGGATTCTGACCTGTAA